In Pseudomonas fluorescens, the following are encoded in one genomic region:
- the cobF gene encoding precorrin-6A synthase (deacetylating): protein MKKLLVIGIGAGNPDYITMQAVKALNQVDVFFLMDKGESKDKLIELRREICERYITGHDYRLVEAHSPERERGEVDYKTSVDDLNLAKQQTFERLINEELSDSQCGGFLVWGDPALYDSTIRILLAIQASGTCAFEFEVIPGITSVQALAAQHKVPLNQIGRSVEITTGRRLAAGQVSDADSLVVMLDAQDAYHQVVDQETEIYWGAYLGTPDEILISGRLKDVADEIERVRKAARLANGWIMDTYLLRKP, encoded by the coding sequence ATGAAAAAACTCCTGGTCATCGGGATCGGTGCCGGCAACCCCGACTACATCACGATGCAAGCGGTGAAGGCGCTGAATCAAGTCGATGTTTTTTTTCTCATGGACAAGGGTGAGAGCAAAGACAAACTCATCGAATTGCGGCGCGAAATCTGTGAACGCTACATCACCGGCCACGATTACCGTTTGGTCGAAGCCCACAGCCCTGAGCGTGAGCGCGGTGAGGTGGACTACAAGACCAGTGTTGACGACTTGAACCTGGCCAAACAACAGACCTTCGAACGGCTGATCAATGAAGAACTGTCCGACAGCCAGTGCGGTGGTTTTCTGGTGTGGGGCGACCCGGCGTTGTACGACAGCACCATCCGTATCCTTCTGGCGATCCAGGCTTCAGGAACCTGTGCGTTCGAGTTCGAAGTGATCCCTGGCATTACCAGCGTCCAGGCGTTGGCGGCACAGCACAAGGTGCCGCTCAACCAGATTGGCCGCTCCGTTGAAATCACCACCGGCCGGCGTTTGGCGGCGGGGCAGGTGAGCGATGCCGACAGCCTGGTGGTGATGCTCGATGCCCAGGATGCTTACCATCAGGTGGTGGATCAGGAAACCGAGATTTACTGGGGGGCCTATTTGGGGACGCCGGATGAAATCCTGATCAGCGGCAGGCTCAAGGATGTGGCGGATGAAATCGAACGGGTGCGCAAGGCTGCGCGGCTGGCCAATGGCTGGATCATGGATACCTATCTGCTGCGAAAGCCTTGA
- the astA gene encoding arginine N-succinyltransferase, whose protein sequence is MIVRPVQITDLPALFKLVRQAVPGLTSLPADEERLAHRIRWAQRTFAGQVDRADADYLFVLEDDEQQVVGVSALTGAVGLREPWYNYRVGLTVSASADLGIQRQIPTLFLSNELTGQSEVSSLYLRPDQRQGSNGRLLSLGRLLFVAEFTQLFGNRLIAELRGSADERGGSPFWDSLGRHFFKMDFSYADHLSGLGNKSFIAELMPRQPLYTCLLTEQAQAVIGKAHTNTEPALKILSAEGFAHKGYIDIFDGGPVLEAPVSGIRTVRDSQPLILAIDSPDDKAPLWLIHNRRLENCRITCAPARQVGNSLVVDRLTAKRLQLQPGDSVRAVPLLDQRLQAEAA, encoded by the coding sequence ATGATTGTCCGTCCGGTGCAGATCACCGACCTGCCCGCCCTGTTCAAGCTGGTGCGTCAGGCCGTTCCGGGGCTTACCAGCCTGCCGGCCGACGAAGAACGCTTGGCCCACCGGATTCGCTGGGCCCAACGCACCTTCGCCGGGCAGGTCGATCGGGCCGATGCCGACTACCTGTTCGTGCTCGAGGATGACGAGCAGCAAGTGGTGGGCGTCAGTGCCCTGACAGGTGCCGTCGGTCTGCGCGAGCCCTGGTACAACTACCGGGTCGGGCTGACGGTCAGCGCTTCAGCGGACTTGGGTATCCAGCGCCAGATCCCGACCCTGTTCCTGAGCAATGAATTGACCGGGCAATCGGAAGTCAGCTCGTTGTACCTGCGCCCCGATCAGCGCCAGGGCAGCAACGGCCGTTTGCTTTCGCTCGGGCGTTTGTTGTTTGTAGCCGAGTTTACGCAGCTGTTCGGCAACCGGCTCATCGCCGAATTACGCGGCAGTGCCGACGAACGAGGTGGCTCGCCATTCTGGGACAGCCTCGGCCGACACTTTTTCAAGATGGATTTCAGCTACGCCGATCACTTGTCCGGTCTGGGCAACAAATCGTTCATCGCCGAACTGATGCCGCGCCAGCCGCTGTACACCTGCCTGCTCACCGAACAGGCCCAGGCGGTGATCGGCAAGGCCCACACGAATACCGAGCCGGCCCTGAAAATCCTCAGCGCCGAAGGGTTTGCCCACAAGGGCTACATCGATATCTTCGACGGTGGACCGGTCCTTGAAGCCCCGGTTTCCGGGATCCGCACTGTGCGCGACAGTCAACCGCTGATACTGGCCATCGACTCGCCGGACGATAAAGCGCCCCTCTGGCTGATTCACAACCGCCGTCTGGAAAACTGTCGCATTACCTGCGCCCCGGCCCGACAGGTGGGCAACAGCCTGGTGGTTGATCGCCTGACCGCCAAGCGCTTGCAGTTGCAACCCGGTGATTCGGTGCGCGCCGTGCCGCTGCTTGACCAACGGCTACAGGCCGAGGCGGCGTGA
- a CDS encoding arginine N-succinyltransferase → MLVLRPVELADLPQLQRLARESLVGVTSLPDDSERLREKILESCASFEKDVEAHGPENYFFVLEDLTTQHLVGCSEILATAGFSEPFYSLRNRHFTSASRELNIEHGVPALSLCHDLSGHTLLRGFHIDAARVRSAHSELLSRARLLFIAAHARRFSETVITEIVGYSSDEGHSPFWDAVGKHFFDLPYVEAERLCGLQSRTFLAELMPQYPIYVPMLPQAAQDCIGSIHPDGQEAFDILEREGFETNSYIDLFDGGPTLYARTSGIRSIAHSQCGVTQPGPVIDARGSFLVSNESLADYRAIVADLDYIAGQPVMLDAAMCEALKVTEGSPIRLIAL, encoded by the coding sequence ATGCTGGTCTTGCGTCCAGTCGAGTTAGCCGACCTGCCCCAATTGCAGAGGCTGGCTCGTGAAAGCCTCGTGGGCGTAACGTCCCTGCCCGATGATAGCGAACGGTTGCGCGAAAAAATCCTCGAGTCCTGTGCCTCATTCGAGAAGGATGTCGAGGCTCATGGCCCGGAAAACTATTTCTTTGTACTCGAAGACCTGACGACACAGCACCTGGTCGGCTGCTCGGAAATCCTCGCCACGGCGGGGTTCAGCGAGCCGTTCTACAGTTTGCGCAACCGGCACTTCACCAGTGCCTCGCGGGAACTGAACATCGAGCACGGCGTACCGGCCTTGTCGTTGTGTCACGACCTCAGTGGCCACACCTTGCTGCGGGGCTTCCATATCGATGCCGCGCGGGTACGCAGCGCGCACTCCGAACTGCTGTCGCGGGCGCGCCTGTTGTTCATCGCCGCCCACGCCCGGCGTTTTTCCGAAACGGTGATCACCGAGATCGTCGGCTACAGCAGTGATGAAGGCCACTCGCCATTTTGGGACGCCGTGGGCAAGCATTTCTTCGACTTGCCCTACGTCGAGGCCGAACGGCTTTGCGGCCTGCAGAGCCGCACCTTTCTCGCCGAACTGATGCCGCAGTATCCGATTTACGTGCCCATGCTGCCCCAGGCGGCACAGGACTGCATCGGCAGCATCCACCCCGACGGCCAGGAAGCCTTCGACATCCTTGAACGTGAAGGTTTCGAAACCAACAGTTACATCGATCTGTTCGATGGAGGCCCGACGCTCTATGCGCGCACCTCGGGCATTCGTTCCATCGCCCACAGCCAGTGCGGCGTAACGCAGCCTGGCCCGGTCATCGATGCCCGTGGCAGCTTTCTGGTGAGCAACGAGTCCTTGGCGGATTATCGGGCCATCGTCGCCGATCTTGATTACATCGCCGGGCAACCCGTGATGCTGGACGCCGCCATGTGCGAGGCGCTGAAGGTGACCGAGGGCAGCCCGATCAGGCTGATCGCCCTGTGA
- a CDS encoding alpha/beta fold hydrolase, with protein MLLLFVVLAVFVTWSWLTYPAIGYWLYDLNMAAEAKLYRLHKIVVPIPEMTVSTWQGGPYEATSNVLMLHGFSADKNLWLRFARHFVGSHRVIIPDIAGHGETGFKAGGGYDIPLQAKRMIQLLDVCGVEKVHVIGNSMGGYMAAWLAATYPERIASVALVDPAGVTSPEPSDLERHLAKGHNPFLIHSREEFRRFYAMTMASPPWVPKLVLDAVAQRYEQSREELEEIFRELRASPPMEPHLPDITAPALLLWGRKDRLIDVSSVAVWSKGIADLRVHIWDAIGHMPMVEAPYGSARLYREFLASLRSESPQDQRLH; from the coding sequence ATGCTTTTGTTGTTCGTCGTTCTCGCAGTGTTCGTCACCTGGAGCTGGCTGACCTACCCGGCCATCGGCTACTGGCTCTATGACTTGAACATGGCGGCCGAGGCCAAGCTGTACCGGCTGCACAAGATCGTCGTGCCCATCCCCGAGATGACCGTCTCGACCTGGCAAGGCGGGCCATACGAAGCCACCAGCAATGTGCTGATGCTCCATGGCTTCAGCGCCGACAAGAACCTCTGGCTGCGTTTCGCCCGGCACTTTGTCGGCAGCCATCGGGTGATCATCCCGGACATCGCCGGCCATGGCGAAACCGGCTTCAAGGCGGGTGGCGGCTACGACATCCCGCTGCAGGCCAAGCGCATGATCCAGCTGCTGGACGTGTGCGGGGTGGAGAAAGTCCACGTCATCGGCAACTCCATGGGCGGCTACATGGCGGCGTGGCTAGCGGCCACTTACCCGGAACGCATTGCGTCCGTGGCCCTGGTCGACCCGGCCGGGGTCACCTCGCCCGAGCCCAGTGACCTTGAGCGGCATTTGGCCAAAGGCCACAATCCGTTTCTGATTCATTCACGGGAAGAATTCCGGCGCTTCTACGCCATGACCATGGCTTCGCCACCCTGGGTACCGAAGCTGGTGCTCGATGCCGTCGCCCAGCGCTATGAACAGTCCCGCGAAGAGCTGGAAGAAATTTTCCGCGAATTGCGCGCCAGCCCGCCGATGGAACCGCACCTGCCCGACATCACCGCCCCGGCGCTGTTGCTGTGGGGGCGCAAGGACCGGCTGATCGATGTCAGCAGCGTGGCGGTCTGGAGCAAGGGCATCGCCGACCTGCGCGTGCATATCTGGGACGCCATCGGGCACATGCCCATGGTGGAAGCGCCATATGGTTCGGCGCGGCTGTATCGCGAGTTTTTGGCATCGCTACGTTCGGAGAGCCCTCAGGATCAACGACTGCATTAG
- a CDS encoding diguanylate cyclase, translated as MEKSGGTGYSLARRLYTSRILGVALGLVCVSAAMYPLDPAPWVWGFMWFNGLVWPHLAYHWARRARKPYHAEHRNLLIDAFLGGFWIAAMHFNPLPSATTISMMAMHNVAIGGIRFLLAGTAAQVLGVGVGLLIFAPAFIPATSPLQLYACLPLLCLYPLALGWICFRQAHTLGRQKRELLALSRTDSLTGLLNHGAWKDQMEVEFQRCKRQQKGGAIALIDIDHFKAINDTYGHVAGDIVLRQLSKMLKQSLRTADMAGRYGGDEFCVILPDLPLNRAAAVMDALRDRFATLGYKQNPALKVSLSIGLASFNPAHGDATLWLNDADHALYEAKTTGRNRVICCGNGKPHRELLDSV; from the coding sequence ATGGAAAAATCGGGAGGAACGGGATATTCATTGGCCAGGAGGCTCTATACATCGCGAATCCTGGGGGTGGCCCTGGGGTTGGTATGCGTGAGCGCGGCGATGTATCCACTCGATCCGGCGCCTTGGGTCTGGGGGTTCATGTGGTTCAATGGCCTGGTCTGGCCACACCTGGCCTACCATTGGGCGCGCCGGGCCAGAAAGCCTTATCACGCCGAACACCGCAATCTGCTGATCGATGCCTTTCTCGGCGGCTTCTGGATTGCCGCGATGCATTTCAATCCACTGCCCAGCGCGACCACCATTTCCATGATGGCCATGCACAACGTGGCCATCGGTGGCATTCGCTTCCTGCTGGCCGGGACGGCCGCGCAAGTATTGGGCGTGGGCGTTGGCCTGCTGATTTTCGCCCCGGCGTTCATTCCTGCCACCAGCCCGTTGCAGCTCTATGCCTGTTTGCCGTTGCTGTGCCTGTATCCGCTGGCACTGGGCTGGATCTGCTTCCGCCAGGCCCATACCCTCGGCCGTCAGAAGCGTGAACTGCTGGCACTGAGCCGCACCGACAGCCTGACGGGCCTGCTGAACCATGGCGCCTGGAAAGACCAGATGGAGGTCGAGTTCCAGCGTTGCAAACGCCAGCAAAAAGGCGGGGCGATCGCGCTGATCGACATCGACCATTTCAAAGCCATCAACGACACCTACGGCCATGTTGCCGGCGACATCGTTCTGCGCCAGTTGAGCAAAATGCTCAAGCAGAGCCTGCGAACGGCCGATATGGCAGGGCGCTACGGCGGCGACGAGTTTTGCGTGATCCTTCCGGACCTGCCCCTGAACCGCGCCGCCGCCGTCATGGATGCCCTGCGCGATCGCTTCGCTACCTTGGGGTACAAGCAGAACCCGGCGCTGAAAGTCAGCCTGAGCATTGGCCTGGCGTCATTCAACCCGGCCCATGGCGACGCGACGCTTTGGCTCAACGACGCCGATCATGCGCTATACGAAGCCAAGACCACCGGGCGTAATCGAGTGATCTGTTGCGGTAACGGGAAACCTCACCGCGAACTGCTCGACTCGGTTTAA
- the ftrA gene encoding transcriptional regulator FtrA yields the protein MHPTPGMVAILAYDGLCTFEFGIAVEIFGLPRPEFDFPWYEHRIVAVDQGPMRAMGGIQVLADGGMEMLADARTIIIPGWRDRSAAVPAELIAALRQAHARGARLLSICSGVFVLAATGLLDGHGATTHWRYTSELAERFPGILVDPDVLYVDSGQLITSAGSAAGIDACLHLVARDFGTQVANSVARRLVMSPQRSGGQAQFIPTPVSPTPRSDLSRVMQWARERLHEPLEVRDLASEAAMSERTFLRRFTEASGQSPKTWLQHERLGRARELLESSDQNTEQIAECCGYRSVESFRVAFRTVVGVPPSVYRERFGCGGNTLSSVGLQGPIASRLAPTRTA from the coding sequence ATGCACCCCACCCCAGGAATGGTCGCGATTCTGGCCTATGACGGCCTGTGCACGTTCGAGTTCGGCATTGCCGTGGAGATCTTCGGCCTGCCACGACCTGAATTCGATTTTCCGTGGTACGAGCATCGTATCGTCGCGGTCGATCAAGGTCCGATGCGTGCCATGGGCGGCATCCAGGTCCTGGCCGATGGCGGCATGGAAATGCTCGCCGATGCCCGCACCATCATCATTCCCGGCTGGCGCGACCGCAGCGCCGCGGTGCCCGCAGAACTGATCGCCGCCTTGCGCCAGGCCCATGCGCGGGGGGCGCGGTTGCTGTCGATCTGCTCTGGTGTTTTCGTCCTCGCCGCCACCGGGTTGCTCGACGGCCACGGTGCGACCACGCACTGGCGCTATACCTCGGAACTGGCCGAGCGGTTTCCCGGCATCCTGGTGGACCCGGACGTGCTGTATGTCGATTCCGGCCAGTTGATCACCTCCGCCGGCAGCGCGGCGGGTATCGATGCCTGCCTGCATCTGGTGGCGCGGGATTTCGGTACGCAGGTGGCCAATTCCGTGGCCCGGAGGCTGGTCATGTCGCCGCAACGCAGCGGTGGCCAGGCGCAATTCATTCCGACACCGGTCAGTCCCACACCGCGCAGCGATCTTTCCCGCGTCATGCAGTGGGCGCGTGAGCGTTTGCACGAACCGCTGGAGGTGCGCGACCTGGCCAGCGAAGCCGCCATGAGCGAACGCACCTTCCTGCGTCGCTTCACCGAAGCCAGCGGCCAGTCGCCGAAAACCTGGTTGCAGCACGAACGTCTGGGCCGCGCCCGCGAACTGCTGGAAAGCAGCGACCAGAACACCGAGCAGATTGCCGAATGTTGTGGTTATCGCTCGGTGGAAAGTTTCCGGGTGGCTTTTCGAACGGTGGTTGGCGTGCCGCCTTCGGTGTATCGGGAGCGGTTTGGGTGTGGGGGCAACACATTATCTTCGGTTGGCCTTCAGGGCCCAATCGCGAGCAGGCTCGCTCCCACACGGACGGCGTGA
- a CDS encoding histidine phosphatase family protein, with translation MQATRLTLICHARTVAQKLARFPLDEPLEMDWQALRLSRCNQFKGAPRLVCGPELRTRQTAELFGSSPQIIDALRDCDFGRWSGVRIGELQKTEAQALQYWLADPASTPHGGESLVQLEERVDGWLTTLQSTPGHIVAITHPFVIRAALTQVLQGASSSLIDVEPLSAVELRFHGCWRLRLPGTAPEDLL, from the coding sequence GTGCAGGCGACCCGTTTAACCCTGATTTGTCATGCTCGAACCGTCGCACAGAAATTGGCGCGCTTTCCATTGGACGAGCCTCTGGAGATGGATTGGCAAGCGCTCAGGCTTTCCCGTTGCAATCAGTTCAAGGGCGCTCCACGCCTTGTCTGTGGCCCGGAGTTGCGCACCCGGCAAACCGCTGAACTGTTCGGCAGCTCGCCGCAGATTATCGACGCACTGAGGGACTGCGACTTCGGGCGCTGGAGCGGTGTGCGCATCGGTGAGCTGCAAAAAACCGAAGCCCAGGCGCTCCAGTATTGGTTGGCGGACCCGGCTTCGACACCCCACGGTGGTGAGTCGCTGGTGCAACTGGAGGAACGGGTGGACGGGTGGTTGACAACCTTGCAGTCGACGCCGGGGCACATCGTGGCCATTACCCATCCCTTCGTCATCCGCGCCGCGCTGACGCAGGTATTGCAGGGGGCATCGTCCAGCCTGATCGACGTCGAACCCCTGTCGGCTGTCGAGTTGCGGTTCCATGGTTGCTGGCGGCTACGCTTGCCGGGCACCGCCCCTGAGGACCTGCTGTGA
- a CDS encoding NAD(P)/FAD-dependent oxidoreductase — protein MQTFQVLIIGSGFGGQCAAINLLKAGIDDFRLLERRDFFGGTWCQNTYPGAAVDVPSPLYSLSFAPYRWTQMFAEQAELHRYTRHVVEHFGLRDKVELDANVERVEWDDANKRWTVYTAGKGTFCAQFLINATGPLSQPVVPHFNGQERFKGKTFHTNNWDHSYDYRQKRVAIVGSGASAAQVIPAIAPDVGHLHVFQRTPHWVLPRADRRFGRFQRWLLGFKPAYKLLRWGIYWQFETRVFGFKYSKPAVHMVQRQALHFLKRQVPDAELRRKLTPDYTIGCKRVILSSTLYPALARRNVTLHSREQGIAAIDETGIVTRDGQHIDLDLIVWSTGYDATDGVISYPATGKNGTRLKEVWAQYPRAYLGTALPDFPNLFIVTGPNTGIGHTSALFIIESQMNYILDCIRTLRNQGLRSIEVRHEAERTYTEMIHREMERTVWKSGGCHSWYQSKSGHVIAMFPGFSFSFHRLTRALKPADHILS, from the coding sequence ATGCAGACCTTTCAAGTATTGATCATCGGCAGCGGGTTTGGCGGCCAGTGTGCAGCAATTAATTTGCTCAAGGCCGGCATCGACGATTTTCGCCTGCTGGAGCGGCGGGATTTCTTCGGCGGCACCTGGTGCCAGAACACCTACCCCGGTGCGGCAGTCGACGTGCCCTCGCCGCTTTACTCCCTGTCTTTCGCCCCGTATCGCTGGACGCAAATGTTCGCCGAACAGGCCGAACTGCACCGCTACACCCGCCATGTGGTGGAACACTTCGGCCTGCGGGACAAAGTGGAACTGGACGCCAATGTCGAGCGTGTCGAATGGGACGACGCCAACAAGCGCTGGACGGTATACACCGCCGGCAAAGGAACGTTTTGCGCGCAGTTCCTGATCAACGCGACCGGGCCGCTGAGTCAACCGGTGGTTCCACACTTCAACGGACAGGAACGCTTTAAGGGCAAGACGTTTCATACCAACAACTGGGATCACAGCTACGACTATCGGCAAAAACGCGTGGCCATCGTCGGCAGCGGCGCCAGTGCGGCCCAGGTCATTCCGGCCATTGCCCCGGACGTCGGGCACTTGCATGTGTTCCAGCGCACGCCCCACTGGGTGTTGCCCCGGGCTGATCGCAGGTTTGGCCGCTTCCAGCGCTGGCTGCTGGGGTTCAAGCCGGCCTACAAGCTGCTGCGCTGGGGGATCTACTGGCAATTCGAAACCCGGGTGTTTGGCTTCAAGTATTCGAAGCCGGCCGTGCACATGGTTCAGCGCCAGGCCCTGCACTTCCTCAAACGCCAGGTGCCGGACGCCGAACTGCGGCGCAAACTGACGCCGGACTACACCATCGGCTGCAAACGGGTGATTCTGTCCAGCACGCTGTACCCGGCCCTGGCCCGCCGCAACGTGACGCTGCACAGCCGCGAGCAAGGCATCGCGGCCATCGACGAAACCGGCATCGTTACCCGGGATGGCCAGCACATTGACCTGGACCTGATCGTCTGGTCCACCGGCTACGACGCCACCGACGGGGTGATTTCCTACCCGGCAACGGGCAAAAACGGCACCCGTCTCAAGGAGGTCTGGGCGCAATACCCGCGGGCCTACCTCGGCACCGCCCTGCCCGATTTTCCCAACCTGTTCATCGTCACCGGGCCGAACACCGGCATCGGCCACACCTCGGCGCTGTTCATCATCGAATCCCAGATGAACTACATCCTCGATTGCATTCGCACCTTGAGGAATCAAGGTTTACGCAGCATCGAAGTTCGCCATGAGGCGGAACGTACCTACACTGAAATGATCCACCGGGAAATGGAACGCACCGTGTGGAAATCCGGTGGTTGCCACAGCTGGTATCAAAGCAAGAGCGGTCATGTGATTGCCATGTTTCCGGGGTTCAGCTTCAGCTTTCATCGCTTGACCCGAGCGCTGAAACCCGCCGATCACATTTTGTCCTGA
- a CDS encoding oxaloacetate decarboxylase encodes MSRLSHQDLRRNFRQLFASDTCYHTASVFDPMSARIAADLGFEVGILGGSVASLQVLGAPDFALITLSEFAEQATRIGRVAQLPVIADADHGYGNALNVMRTIVELERAGVAALTIEDTLLPAQFGRKSTDLITVAEGVGKIRAALEARCDSEMAIIARTHAGILPVQEIISRTRQYQSAGADGICMVGVKDFDHLEQIAEHLSVPLMLVTYGNPLLRDDKRLAELGVRVTIDGHGAYFAAIKATYDSLREQRQILTQTSDLSATELTHTYTQPEEYIRFAEEFMSVKE; translated from the coding sequence ATGTCCAGGCTTTCCCATCAAGATTTGCGCCGCAATTTTCGCCAATTGTTCGCCTCCGACACCTGCTACCACACAGCCTCGGTGTTCGACCCGATGTCGGCCCGTATCGCCGCCGACCTGGGCTTCGAAGTCGGGATCCTCGGGGGTTCGGTCGCCTCGCTGCAAGTGCTGGGCGCCCCCGACTTTGCCCTGATCACCCTCAGCGAGTTCGCTGAACAGGCCACCCGCATCGGCCGTGTTGCCCAGTTGCCGGTGATTGCCGACGCCGACCACGGCTACGGCAATGCGCTCAACGTCATGCGCACCATCGTCGAACTCGAACGTGCCGGCGTCGCTGCGCTGACCATCGAAGACACCCTGCTGCCCGCGCAGTTTGGCCGCAAATCCACCGACCTGATCACGGTCGCCGAAGGCGTCGGCAAGATCCGCGCGGCACTGGAAGCCCGCTGCGATTCGGAAATGGCAATCATCGCCCGCACCCACGCCGGGATTCTGCCGGTGCAGGAAATCATCAGCCGCACCCGGCAATACCAGAGCGCCGGGGCCGACGGGATCTGCATGGTGGGTGTAAAGGACTTCGACCATCTGGAGCAGATCGCCGAGCACCTGAGCGTGCCGCTGATGCTGGTGACCTACGGCAACCCGCTGCTACGCGATGACAAACGCCTGGCCGAACTGGGAGTGCGCGTGACCATCGACGGCCATGGCGCGTACTTCGCCGCGATCAAGGCGACCTACGACAGCCTGCGCGAGCAACGCCAGATCCTCACCCAGACCTCGGACCTGAGCGCGACCGAGCTGACGCACACCTACACGCAACCCGAGGAATACATCCGCTTCGCGGAAGAGTTCATGAGCGTGAAGGAATGA